A stretch of Desulfotomaculum sp. DNA encodes these proteins:
- a CDS encoding radical SAM protein — protein MAFQRPDIIRPPSEWKSYFLPLTSGCSNNTCTFCNYYGSTLRLREPEEAMQEIDALALYRKSVVTLRTMPYIVYAIARNWDGKRVFLQDGDALVYPFPKLKRVLEHLNEKLPNLDRISAYATAKDIIRRDVQELKQLKDLKLTFFYMGVESGDDEILKRVRKRETYSEMVEAGHKVKEAGIGLSATIILGLGGVENSRKHALSCARILSEIDPEFAAALTLIIVPGTPMEEEIKRGNFHLITPFESLEELKLIIENANFTNCFFTSMHASNYLPVRVRLPEEKNKIIKDLERILAKKDPSLLKPEYFRAL, from the coding sequence ATGGCTTTTCAAAGACCAGACATTATTCGCCCTCCCAGTGAATGGAAAAGTTATTTCCTGCCCTTGACCAGCGGCTGCTCTAACAATACCTGCACTTTCTGCAATTACTACGGATCTACCTTGAGACTAAGGGAACCGGAAGAGGCAATGCAGGAAATTGATGCGCTTGCCCTGTATAGAAAGAGCGTTGTAACCCTGCGGACGATGCCTTATATTGTTTATGCTATAGCCCGGAATTGGGATGGGAAACGTGTCTTTTTGCAGGATGGCGACGCGTTGGTTTATCCGTTTCCAAAATTAAAAAGAGTTCTTGAACATCTCAACGAAAAACTGCCCAATCTGGACAGGATAAGCGCCTATGCTACGGCAAAGGATATTATACGCAGGGATGTACAAGAACTTAAACAACTGAAGGACTTAAAGCTGACTTTTTTCTATATGGGTGTTGAGAGCGGCGATGATGAGATATTAAAAAGAGTGCGCAAGAGGGAAACCTACTCTGAAATGGTGGAAGCAGGACACAAAGTAAAAGAAGCCGGAATAGGCTTGTCGGCGACGATCATACTTGGTCTCGGAGGTGTAGAGAACAGCAGGAAACATGCCCTTTCCTGCGCCAGGATATTGAGCGAAATCGATCCTGAGTTTGCCGCTGCGCTGACTTTAATTATAGTACCCGGTACGCCTATGGAGGAGGAAATCAAAAGGGGAAATTTTCATCTAATTACACCGTTTGAATCCCTTGAAGAATTGAAGCTGATTATTGAAAACGCCAATTTTACGAACTGCTTCTTTACTTCCATGCATGCCTCAAACTATCTGCCGGTCCGGGTCCGCCTTCCGGAAGAGAAGAACAAAATAATTAAGGATTTGGAGAGAATACTGGCTAAAAAAGATCCTTCTTTGCTTAAACCGGAATATTTCAGGGCATTATAA